A genome region from Perca fluviatilis chromosome 20, GENO_Pfluv_1.0, whole genome shotgun sequence includes the following:
- the syt16 gene encoding synaptotagmin-16 isoform X5 produces the protein MASDMSSYGDDDDDDEGSSSSDSEAEVLKQFEISVSRSQTFRSPAAANGSEQQPQQTQLSVGRHHKFTRLSDQEEGSTEPSDCEEMDAQSQQRGFQDPLSAAVEESERAAAAASPNKPAALKALGARDSPTPSLNRQAADGREDTEKAADYKKNNAADSSSTRSPQQEQPPQDDVSPLPTSFSPRPPISKCGDLVLSLEYRPDTEKLLVSVIAARDIPDKARSGMDSWQVHMVLLPSKKQRHKTAVQKGSLPHFNETFRFSRLEASELHMSAVRFRLYALGASRMSRERMMGEKVLRLGGLDPDGGTMETTLVLEPRNNLKSVDSQLSLSAVSQSDSASSTQSLTHGGVPELLLGLTYNATTGRMSVELIKGSHFRNLAINRPPDTYGRLTLLNSVGQEISRCKTSVRRGQPNPVYKETFVFQVALFQLSDVTLLVSIYNRRSMKRKEMVGWVALGQNSSGEEEQLHWQDMKESRGQQVCRWHVLLEA, from the exons TGAGCAGCTACggtgacgatgatgatgatgacgaagGCAGCAGCTCTTCTGACAGCGAAGCTGAGGTCCTGAAGCAGTTTGAGATCTCGGTGTCACGTTCGCAGACTTTTCGTAGCCCAGCAGCAGCAAACGGCAGCGAGCAGCAGCCGCAGCAGACGCAGCTGTCGGTGGGCCGACACCACAAATTCACCCGACTGTCGGACCAGGAGGAGGGCAGCACCGAGCCGTCAGACTGTGAAG AAATGGATGCTCAGAGCCAGCAGCGGGGTTTCCAGGACCCGCTGTCTGCAGCAGTAGAGGAGAGCGAGAGGGCGGCGGCGGCGGCCTCTCCGAACAAACCTGCTGCACTGAAAGCATTGGGCGCCAGGGACAGTCCCACCCCGAGTTTGAACCGGCAGGCCGCAGATGGCAGGGAGGACACGGAGAAGGCTGcggattacaaaaaaaacaacgccGCGGACAGCTCCTCCACCCGGAGCCCACAG caggagcagcctCCCCAGGATGATGTCTCGCCTCTGCCAACGAGCTTTTCCCCCCGACCCCCCATCTCTAAATGTGGAGACCTGGTCCTCTCTCTGGAGTACCGCCCCGACACGGAGAAGCTGCTGGTCTCGGTGATTGCGGCCCGGGACATCCCAGACAAGGCCCGCAGCGGCATGGACTCCTGGCAGGTGCACATGGTCCTTCTCCCCTCCAAGAAGCAACGCCACAAGACGGCGGTGCAGAAAGGCTCGCTGCCGCACTTCAACGAAACGTTTCGCTTCTCGCGCCTGGAGGCGTCGGAGCTACACATGTCGGCCGTCAGGTTCAGGCTGTACGCGCTCGGAGCCTCTCGGATGTCCCGCGAGCGGATGATGGGTGAGAAGGTGCTGCGTTTAGGTGGGCTGGACCCGGATGGAGGGACCATGGAGACGACGCTGGTTCTGGAGCCTCGCAATAACCTCAAG aGCGTGGACTCCCAGCTGAGCCTGTCGGCCGTGTCTCAGAGCGACAGCGCCTCGTCCACTCAGTCTCTGACCCACGGCGGCGTCCCCGAGCTGCTGCTGGGCCTCACCTACAACGCCACCACGGGCCGCATGTCTGTGGAGCTCATCAAGGGCAGCCACTTCAGAAACCTGGCCATCAACAGACCACCAG ACACCTATGGGCGTCTGACTCTGCTGAACTCGGTGGGTCAGGAGATCTCTCGCTGTAAGACATCAGTGCGCCGCGGCCAGCCCAACCCCGTCTACAAGGAGACCTTCGTCTTCCAGGTGGCACTGTTCCAGCTGTCGGACGTCACACTGCTGGTCTCCATCTACAACCGCCGCAGCATGAAGCGCAAGGAGATGGTGGGCTGGGTGGCTCTGGGCCAGAACAGCAGCGGCGAGGAggagcagctccactggcagGACATGAAGGAGAGTCGAGGACAGCAGGTCTGCCGCTGGCACGTCCTGCTGGAGGCGTAA
- the syt16 gene encoding synaptotagmin-16 isoform X4 — protein sequence MASDIPPQAIGFLSAVGVFIVALAVLFLFINKKLCFARVGGMPCLEQHGRRKKGRQEVRQGLVSSYGDDDDDDEGSSSSDSEAEVLKQFEISVSRSQTFRSPAAANGSEQQPQQTQLSVGRHHKFTRLSDQEEGSTEPSDCEEMDAQSQQRGFQDPLSAAVEESERAAAAASPNKPAALKALGARDSPTPSLNRQAADGREDTEKAADYKKNNAADSSSTRSPQQEQPPQDDVSPLPTSFSPRPPISKCGDLVLSLEYRPDTEKLLVSVIAARDIPDKARSGMDSWQVHMVLLPSKKQRHKTAVQKGSLPHFNETFRFSRLEASELHMSAVRFRLYALGASRMSRERMMGEKVLRLGGLDPDGGTMETTLVLEPRNNLKSVDSQLSLSAVSQSDSASSTQSLTHGGVPELLLGLTYNATTGRMSVELIKGSHFRNLAINRPPDTYGRLTLLNSVGQEISRCKTSVRRGQPNPVYKETFVFQVALFQLSDVTLLVSIYNRRSMKRKEMVGWVALGQNSSGEEEQLHWQDMKESRGQQVCRWHVLLEA from the exons TGgccgtcctctttctcttcatcaACAAGAAGCTGTGTTTTGCGCGCGTCGGTGGAATGCCCTGTCTGGAGCAACATGGCCGCCGGAAGAAAGGACGACAGGAAGTCCGCCAGGGCCTCG TGAGCAGCTACggtgacgatgatgatgatgacgaagGCAGCAGCTCTTCTGACAGCGAAGCTGAGGTCCTGAAGCAGTTTGAGATCTCGGTGTCACGTTCGCAGACTTTTCGTAGCCCAGCAGCAGCAAACGGCAGCGAGCAGCAGCCGCAGCAGACGCAGCTGTCGGTGGGCCGACACCACAAATTCACCCGACTGTCGGACCAGGAGGAGGGCAGCACCGAGCCGTCAGACTGTGAAG AAATGGATGCTCAGAGCCAGCAGCGGGGTTTCCAGGACCCGCTGTCTGCAGCAGTAGAGGAGAGCGAGAGGGCGGCGGCGGCGGCCTCTCCGAACAAACCTGCTGCACTGAAAGCATTGGGCGCCAGGGACAGTCCCACCCCGAGTTTGAACCGGCAGGCCGCAGATGGCAGGGAGGACACGGAGAAGGCTGcggattacaaaaaaaacaacgccGCGGACAGCTCCTCCACCCGGAGCCCACAG caggagcagcctCCCCAGGATGATGTCTCGCCTCTGCCAACGAGCTTTTCCCCCCGACCCCCCATCTCTAAATGTGGAGACCTGGTCCTCTCTCTGGAGTACCGCCCCGACACGGAGAAGCTGCTGGTCTCGGTGATTGCGGCCCGGGACATCCCAGACAAGGCCCGCAGCGGCATGGACTCCTGGCAGGTGCACATGGTCCTTCTCCCCTCCAAGAAGCAACGCCACAAGACGGCGGTGCAGAAAGGCTCGCTGCCGCACTTCAACGAAACGTTTCGCTTCTCGCGCCTGGAGGCGTCGGAGCTACACATGTCGGCCGTCAGGTTCAGGCTGTACGCGCTCGGAGCCTCTCGGATGTCCCGCGAGCGGATGATGGGTGAGAAGGTGCTGCGTTTAGGTGGGCTGGACCCGGATGGAGGGACCATGGAGACGACGCTGGTTCTGGAGCCTCGCAATAACCTCAAG aGCGTGGACTCCCAGCTGAGCCTGTCGGCCGTGTCTCAGAGCGACAGCGCCTCGTCCACTCAGTCTCTGACCCACGGCGGCGTCCCCGAGCTGCTGCTGGGCCTCACCTACAACGCCACCACGGGCCGCATGTCTGTGGAGCTCATCAAGGGCAGCCACTTCAGAAACCTGGCCATCAACAGACCACCAG ACACCTATGGGCGTCTGACTCTGCTGAACTCGGTGGGTCAGGAGATCTCTCGCTGTAAGACATCAGTGCGCCGCGGCCAGCCCAACCCCGTCTACAAGGAGACCTTCGTCTTCCAGGTGGCACTGTTCCAGCTGTCGGACGTCACACTGCTGGTCTCCATCTACAACCGCCGCAGCATGAAGCGCAAGGAGATGGTGGGCTGGGTGGCTCTGGGCCAGAACAGCAGCGGCGAGGAggagcagctccactggcagGACATGAAGGAGAGTCGAGGACAGCAGGTCTGCCGCTGGCACGTCCTGCTGGAGGCGTAA
- the syt16 gene encoding synaptotagmin-16 isoform X1: protein MASDNCLFVWSDQCVIVCPLSLSLLLPVPPQAIGFLSAVGVFIVALAVLFLFINKKLCFARVGGMPCLEQHGRRKKGRQEVRQGLVSSYGDDDDDDEGSSSSDSEAEVLKQFEISVSRSQTFRSPAAANGSEQQPQQTQLSVGRHHKFTRLSDQEEGSTEPSDCEEMDAQSQQRGFQDPLSAAVEESERAAAAASPNKPAALKALGARDSPTPSLNRQAADGREDTEKAADYKKNNAADSSSTRSPQQEQPPQDDVSPLPTSFSPRPPISKCGDLVLSLEYRPDTEKLLVSVIAARDIPDKARSGMDSWQVHMVLLPSKKQRHKTAVQKGSLPHFNETFRFSRLEASELHMSAVRFRLYALGASRMSRERMMGEKVLRLGGLDPDGGTMETTLVLEPRNNLKSVDSQLSLSAVSQSDSASSTQSLTHGGVPELLLGLTYNATTGRMSVELIKGSHFRNLAINRPPDTYGRLTLLNSVGQEISRCKTSVRRGQPNPVYKETFVFQVALFQLSDVTLLVSIYNRRSMKRKEMVGWVALGQNSSGEEEQLHWQDMKESRGQQVCRWHVLLEA, encoded by the exons TGgccgtcctctttctcttcatcaACAAGAAGCTGTGTTTTGCGCGCGTCGGTGGAATGCCCTGTCTGGAGCAACATGGCCGCCGGAAGAAAGGACGACAGGAAGTCCGCCAGGGCCTCG TGAGCAGCTACggtgacgatgatgatgatgacgaagGCAGCAGCTCTTCTGACAGCGAAGCTGAGGTCCTGAAGCAGTTTGAGATCTCGGTGTCACGTTCGCAGACTTTTCGTAGCCCAGCAGCAGCAAACGGCAGCGAGCAGCAGCCGCAGCAGACGCAGCTGTCGGTGGGCCGACACCACAAATTCACCCGACTGTCGGACCAGGAGGAGGGCAGCACCGAGCCGTCAGACTGTGAAG AAATGGATGCTCAGAGCCAGCAGCGGGGTTTCCAGGACCCGCTGTCTGCAGCAGTAGAGGAGAGCGAGAGGGCGGCGGCGGCGGCCTCTCCGAACAAACCTGCTGCACTGAAAGCATTGGGCGCCAGGGACAGTCCCACCCCGAGTTTGAACCGGCAGGCCGCAGATGGCAGGGAGGACACGGAGAAGGCTGcggattacaaaaaaaacaacgccGCGGACAGCTCCTCCACCCGGAGCCCACAG caggagcagcctCCCCAGGATGATGTCTCGCCTCTGCCAACGAGCTTTTCCCCCCGACCCCCCATCTCTAAATGTGGAGACCTGGTCCTCTCTCTGGAGTACCGCCCCGACACGGAGAAGCTGCTGGTCTCGGTGATTGCGGCCCGGGACATCCCAGACAAGGCCCGCAGCGGCATGGACTCCTGGCAGGTGCACATGGTCCTTCTCCCCTCCAAGAAGCAACGCCACAAGACGGCGGTGCAGAAAGGCTCGCTGCCGCACTTCAACGAAACGTTTCGCTTCTCGCGCCTGGAGGCGTCGGAGCTACACATGTCGGCCGTCAGGTTCAGGCTGTACGCGCTCGGAGCCTCTCGGATGTCCCGCGAGCGGATGATGGGTGAGAAGGTGCTGCGTTTAGGTGGGCTGGACCCGGATGGAGGGACCATGGAGACGACGCTGGTTCTGGAGCCTCGCAATAACCTCAAG aGCGTGGACTCCCAGCTGAGCCTGTCGGCCGTGTCTCAGAGCGACAGCGCCTCGTCCACTCAGTCTCTGACCCACGGCGGCGTCCCCGAGCTGCTGCTGGGCCTCACCTACAACGCCACCACGGGCCGCATGTCTGTGGAGCTCATCAAGGGCAGCCACTTCAGAAACCTGGCCATCAACAGACCACCAG ACACCTATGGGCGTCTGACTCTGCTGAACTCGGTGGGTCAGGAGATCTCTCGCTGTAAGACATCAGTGCGCCGCGGCCAGCCCAACCCCGTCTACAAGGAGACCTTCGTCTTCCAGGTGGCACTGTTCCAGCTGTCGGACGTCACACTGCTGGTCTCCATCTACAACCGCCGCAGCATGAAGCGCAAGGAGATGGTGGGCTGGGTGGCTCTGGGCCAGAACAGCAGCGGCGAGGAggagcagctccactggcagGACATGAAGGAGAGTCGAGGACAGCAGGTCTGCCGCTGGCACGTCCTGCTGGAGGCGTAA
- the syt16 gene encoding synaptotagmin-16 isoform X2 — protein sequence MASDNCLFVWSDQCVIVCPLSLSLLLPVPPQAIGFLSAVGVFIVALAVLFLFINKKLCFARVGGMPCLEQHGRRKKGRQEVRQGLVSSYGDDDDDDEGSSSSDSEAEVLKQFEISVSRSQTFRSPAAANGSEQQPQQTQLSVGRHHKFTRLSDQEEGSTEPSDCEEMDAQSQQRGFQDPLSAAVEESERAAAAASPNKPAALKALGARDSPTPSLNRQAADGREDTEKAADYKKNNAADSSSTRSPQEQPPQDDVSPLPTSFSPRPPISKCGDLVLSLEYRPDTEKLLVSVIAARDIPDKARSGMDSWQVHMVLLPSKKQRHKTAVQKGSLPHFNETFRFSRLEASELHMSAVRFRLYALGASRMSRERMMGEKVLRLGGLDPDGGTMETTLVLEPRNNLKSVDSQLSLSAVSQSDSASSTQSLTHGGVPELLLGLTYNATTGRMSVELIKGSHFRNLAINRPPDTYGRLTLLNSVGQEISRCKTSVRRGQPNPVYKETFVFQVALFQLSDVTLLVSIYNRRSMKRKEMVGWVALGQNSSGEEEQLHWQDMKESRGQQVCRWHVLLEA from the exons TGgccgtcctctttctcttcatcaACAAGAAGCTGTGTTTTGCGCGCGTCGGTGGAATGCCCTGTCTGGAGCAACATGGCCGCCGGAAGAAAGGACGACAGGAAGTCCGCCAGGGCCTCG TGAGCAGCTACggtgacgatgatgatgatgacgaagGCAGCAGCTCTTCTGACAGCGAAGCTGAGGTCCTGAAGCAGTTTGAGATCTCGGTGTCACGTTCGCAGACTTTTCGTAGCCCAGCAGCAGCAAACGGCAGCGAGCAGCAGCCGCAGCAGACGCAGCTGTCGGTGGGCCGACACCACAAATTCACCCGACTGTCGGACCAGGAGGAGGGCAGCACCGAGCCGTCAGACTGTGAAG AAATGGATGCTCAGAGCCAGCAGCGGGGTTTCCAGGACCCGCTGTCTGCAGCAGTAGAGGAGAGCGAGAGGGCGGCGGCGGCGGCCTCTCCGAACAAACCTGCTGCACTGAAAGCATTGGGCGCCAGGGACAGTCCCACCCCGAGTTTGAACCGGCAGGCCGCAGATGGCAGGGAGGACACGGAGAAGGCTGcggattacaaaaaaaacaacgccGCGGACAGCTCCTCCACCCGGAGCCCACAG gagcagcctCCCCAGGATGATGTCTCGCCTCTGCCAACGAGCTTTTCCCCCCGACCCCCCATCTCTAAATGTGGAGACCTGGTCCTCTCTCTGGAGTACCGCCCCGACACGGAGAAGCTGCTGGTCTCGGTGATTGCGGCCCGGGACATCCCAGACAAGGCCCGCAGCGGCATGGACTCCTGGCAGGTGCACATGGTCCTTCTCCCCTCCAAGAAGCAACGCCACAAGACGGCGGTGCAGAAAGGCTCGCTGCCGCACTTCAACGAAACGTTTCGCTTCTCGCGCCTGGAGGCGTCGGAGCTACACATGTCGGCCGTCAGGTTCAGGCTGTACGCGCTCGGAGCCTCTCGGATGTCCCGCGAGCGGATGATGGGTGAGAAGGTGCTGCGTTTAGGTGGGCTGGACCCGGATGGAGGGACCATGGAGACGACGCTGGTTCTGGAGCCTCGCAATAACCTCAAG aGCGTGGACTCCCAGCTGAGCCTGTCGGCCGTGTCTCAGAGCGACAGCGCCTCGTCCACTCAGTCTCTGACCCACGGCGGCGTCCCCGAGCTGCTGCTGGGCCTCACCTACAACGCCACCACGGGCCGCATGTCTGTGGAGCTCATCAAGGGCAGCCACTTCAGAAACCTGGCCATCAACAGACCACCAG ACACCTATGGGCGTCTGACTCTGCTGAACTCGGTGGGTCAGGAGATCTCTCGCTGTAAGACATCAGTGCGCCGCGGCCAGCCCAACCCCGTCTACAAGGAGACCTTCGTCTTCCAGGTGGCACTGTTCCAGCTGTCGGACGTCACACTGCTGGTCTCCATCTACAACCGCCGCAGCATGAAGCGCAAGGAGATGGTGGGCTGGGTGGCTCTGGGCCAGAACAGCAGCGGCGAGGAggagcagctccactggcagGACATGAAGGAGAGTCGAGGACAGCAGGTCTGCCGCTGGCACGTCCTGCTGGAGGCGTAA
- the syt16 gene encoding synaptotagmin-16 isoform X3 has product MASEEGTTETQSPGTDSRPTNGKFPPQAIGFLSAVGVFIVALAVLFLFINKKLCFARVGGMPCLEQHGRRKKGRQEVRQGLVSSYGDDDDDDEGSSSSDSEAEVLKQFEISVSRSQTFRSPAAANGSEQQPQQTQLSVGRHHKFTRLSDQEEGSTEPSDCEEMDAQSQQRGFQDPLSAAVEESERAAAAASPNKPAALKALGARDSPTPSLNRQAADGREDTEKAADYKKNNAADSSSTRSPQQEQPPQDDVSPLPTSFSPRPPISKCGDLVLSLEYRPDTEKLLVSVIAARDIPDKARSGMDSWQVHMVLLPSKKQRHKTAVQKGSLPHFNETFRFSRLEASELHMSAVRFRLYALGASRMSRERMMGEKVLRLGGLDPDGGTMETTLVLEPRNNLKSVDSQLSLSAVSQSDSASSTQSLTHGGVPELLLGLTYNATTGRMSVELIKGSHFRNLAINRPPDTYGRLTLLNSVGQEISRCKTSVRRGQPNPVYKETFVFQVALFQLSDVTLLVSIYNRRSMKRKEMVGWVALGQNSSGEEEQLHWQDMKESRGQQVCRWHVLLEA; this is encoded by the exons TGgccgtcctctttctcttcatcaACAAGAAGCTGTGTTTTGCGCGCGTCGGTGGAATGCCCTGTCTGGAGCAACATGGCCGCCGGAAGAAAGGACGACAGGAAGTCCGCCAGGGCCTCG TGAGCAGCTACggtgacgatgatgatgatgacgaagGCAGCAGCTCTTCTGACAGCGAAGCTGAGGTCCTGAAGCAGTTTGAGATCTCGGTGTCACGTTCGCAGACTTTTCGTAGCCCAGCAGCAGCAAACGGCAGCGAGCAGCAGCCGCAGCAGACGCAGCTGTCGGTGGGCCGACACCACAAATTCACCCGACTGTCGGACCAGGAGGAGGGCAGCACCGAGCCGTCAGACTGTGAAG AAATGGATGCTCAGAGCCAGCAGCGGGGTTTCCAGGACCCGCTGTCTGCAGCAGTAGAGGAGAGCGAGAGGGCGGCGGCGGCGGCCTCTCCGAACAAACCTGCTGCACTGAAAGCATTGGGCGCCAGGGACAGTCCCACCCCGAGTTTGAACCGGCAGGCCGCAGATGGCAGGGAGGACACGGAGAAGGCTGcggattacaaaaaaaacaacgccGCGGACAGCTCCTCCACCCGGAGCCCACAG caggagcagcctCCCCAGGATGATGTCTCGCCTCTGCCAACGAGCTTTTCCCCCCGACCCCCCATCTCTAAATGTGGAGACCTGGTCCTCTCTCTGGAGTACCGCCCCGACACGGAGAAGCTGCTGGTCTCGGTGATTGCGGCCCGGGACATCCCAGACAAGGCCCGCAGCGGCATGGACTCCTGGCAGGTGCACATGGTCCTTCTCCCCTCCAAGAAGCAACGCCACAAGACGGCGGTGCAGAAAGGCTCGCTGCCGCACTTCAACGAAACGTTTCGCTTCTCGCGCCTGGAGGCGTCGGAGCTACACATGTCGGCCGTCAGGTTCAGGCTGTACGCGCTCGGAGCCTCTCGGATGTCCCGCGAGCGGATGATGGGTGAGAAGGTGCTGCGTTTAGGTGGGCTGGACCCGGATGGAGGGACCATGGAGACGACGCTGGTTCTGGAGCCTCGCAATAACCTCAAG aGCGTGGACTCCCAGCTGAGCCTGTCGGCCGTGTCTCAGAGCGACAGCGCCTCGTCCACTCAGTCTCTGACCCACGGCGGCGTCCCCGAGCTGCTGCTGGGCCTCACCTACAACGCCACCACGGGCCGCATGTCTGTGGAGCTCATCAAGGGCAGCCACTTCAGAAACCTGGCCATCAACAGACCACCAG ACACCTATGGGCGTCTGACTCTGCTGAACTCGGTGGGTCAGGAGATCTCTCGCTGTAAGACATCAGTGCGCCGCGGCCAGCCCAACCCCGTCTACAAGGAGACCTTCGTCTTCCAGGTGGCACTGTTCCAGCTGTCGGACGTCACACTGCTGGTCTCCATCTACAACCGCCGCAGCATGAAGCGCAAGGAGATGGTGGGCTGGGTGGCTCTGGGCCAGAACAGCAGCGGCGAGGAggagcagctccactggcagGACATGAAGGAGAGTCGAGGACAGCAGGTCTGCCGCTGGCACGTCCTGCTGGAGGCGTAA